A portion of the Lolium rigidum isolate FL_2022 chromosome 1, APGP_CSIRO_Lrig_0.1, whole genome shotgun sequence genome contains these proteins:
- the LOC124693025 gene encoding uncharacterized protein LOC124693025: protein MRNNGGHGFCPRMRKPSMKKQPSELMKKCRKQLNKTRQYYRVSMPRTYNNGGRQGDDHLSKRKTSHVMSVPHTNNLTCSSTPSNGIKSSHENIGKSMPSSSRIARKNSEISRHYSLEPNNGVVSFGRTAKSSSSPNNGIVHLQNDVEKSTPSSSRPKNHGYSPKKNTNGGAIPFKNIEKPRTTSSRLNNSNEASPLENIEMPSSSSSKMNNHMVSLPMKIKKPNNGMLSLGRNNESLKSRPSRLRDGISSVLKDDSSSRLGISNVLHPSSMLRKSRITSRIVNDEVQKEDIPMVIETSNPSLKSKGSQANTAIRRVSLLGKNLSSCQMVEVPCMVSNQEEHAKSMGKNIQLDTKRLSIGLSEDGGTDEDKIKRTWMEEKLETHEDGEDSEVEIRRSKNIRKFITNGDDEDDDNAQNLICAEKGTAGFTEAMDSSIQLKDQSIRLVEDGGDISGNSRKRTEQLPEENPKTHEDNDSEEPASCRPKKSRRKLILIDYEDDEDGDQNRAGVEIGTARLTKETVVVKECSTEVSSPFLSASLMLQQYGSLPIDEHVWSGTINISSNKNISLAAHLSTKCCEEAWNLAESLQQEIVVTKLPRLEAWPKSFEASRPTDDNIALYFLPCKMRQDADLDQLVKELVENDMILQAVIAEAEMLIFPSILLPEQHKTFQGKPYLWAVFKRRKSKVATVEAQHGRRHCAQEIGEQLASHCSVSKEVHHLTGLNMDGGLEAPEESEVQGMEQEQNPSLARANTQSPATRDPTMDATTSANHGHTHSSLAVSTGAIFGFVVQQGPRIEQFIQELQREGAVVVAMRGEMIGSGLGPAAASGREADKMPQPSSS from the exons ATGAGAAACAATGGTGGCCATGGCTTTTGTCCAAGAATGCGAAAGCCCTCCATGAAGAAGCAACCAAGTGAACTCATGAAAAAGTGTCGCAAACAGTTAAACAAAACTCGACAATATTATAGGGTATCGATGCCAAGGACATATAACAATGGTGGTAGGCAAGGTGATGATCATCTTTCCAAAAGAAAGACTAGTCATGTTATGTCAGTGCCTCACACAAATAACTTGACTTGTTCCTCTACACCAAGCAATGGAATTAAATCTTCACATGAGAATATCGGCAAATCTATGCCCTCTTCCTCACGGATTGCCCGGAAGAATAGTGAGATTTCTAGGCACTATTCCTTAGAGCCAAACAATGGTGTGGTTTCTTTTGGGAGAACTGCGAAGTCTTCTTCAAGTCCGAACAATGGGATTGTTCATTTGCAAAATGATGTAGAGAAATCTACGCCATCTTcctcaaggccaaagaaccacggGTATTCTCCGAAAAAGAATACAAATGGTGGTGCCATTCCATTCAAGAATATTGAGAAGCCTAGGACCACTTCCTCAAGGCTAAACAATAGCAACGAAGCCTCTCCGTTAGAGAATATCGAGATGCCTAGCTCTTCTTCCTCAAAGATGAACAATCACATGGTTTCTCTTCCAATGAAAATTAAGAAGCCAAACaatggcatgctttctttggggAGGAACAACGAGTCGTTGAAGTCTCGGCCCTCTCGTCTTAGGGATGGAATTTCCTCGGTGTTGAAGGATGACTCAAGTTCTAGGTTAGGTATTTCAAATGTATTGCACCCATCATCCATGTTACGCAAATCGAGGATTACATCACGAATTGTGAATGATGAAGTTCAAAAAGAAGATATCCCGATGGTGATAGAAACTTCGAATCCTAGCTTAAAGTCTAAGGGTAGCCAAGCCAACACGGCAATCCGTCGTGTTTCCTTACTTGGTAAGAACCTCTCAAGTTGCCAAATGGTCGAGGTACCATGCATGGTTAGCAACCAGGAGGAACATGCGAAATCAATGGGAAAGAACATTCAACTTGATACTAAAAGGCTGAGCATTGGCCTTTCGGAGGATGGAGGAACTGATGAAGACAAGATTAAGAGAACGTGGATGGAGGAGAAGCTCGAGACACATGAGGACGGTGAAGATAGTGAAGTTGAGATTCGAAGGTCGAAGAACATAAGGAAATTTATAACAAATGGagatgacgaggatgatgacaATGCTCAAAATCTTATATGTGCTGAAAAAGGTACCGCTGGATTTACCGAAGCAATGGACTCCTCCATTCAACTTAAAGATCAAAGCATTAGGCTTGTAGAAGATGGTGGAGACATTAGTGGAAactcgaggaaaaggacagaacaATTGCCGGAAGAGAACCCTAAGACACATGAAGACAATGATAGTGAAGAACCTGCTAGCTGTAGGCCAAAAAAAAGTAGAAGAAAACTTATTCTCATTGACTACGAAGACGACGAGGATGGTGATCAAAATCGGGCAGGTGTTGAGATTGGTACTGCTAGATTGACAAAAGAAACGGTTGTTGTGAAGGAATGTTCTACCGAAGTCTCTAGTCCATTTCTGTCTGCATCTTTAATGCTGCAACAGTATGGTTCCCTGCCCATAGATGAACACGTTTGGAG CGGAACCATTAATATAAGCAGCAACAAAAATATTTCATTGGCTGCACATTTGTCAACCAAATGCTGTGAGGAGGCGTGGAACCTGGCAGAATCCTTGCAGCAAGAGATTGTAGTAACTAAGCTTCCTAGGTTGGAGGCTTGGCCTAAGAGCTTTGAGGCATCAAGGCCCACTGATGACAACATTGCTTTGTATTTCTTGCCCTGCAAAATGAG GCAAGATGCAGACCTGGATCAACTAGTTAAGGAACTTGTGGAGAATGATATGATCTTACAAGCTGTTATTGCCGAAGCTGAGATGCTCATATTTCCTTCTATTCTACTGCCTGAGCAACACAAAA CCTTCCAAGGGAAACCATACCTGTGGGCGGTGTTCAAGCGCAGAAAAAGTAAGGTTGCCACAGTGGAAGCGCAACATGGGAGAAGACACTGTGCACAGGAGATTGGAGAACAGCTTGCTTCACATTGCAGTGTGAGCAAAGAAGTTCACCATCTTACTGGGTTAAACATGGACGGTGGACTTGAAGCTCCAGAAGAATCGGAGGTGCAAGGTATGGAGCAGGAACAGAATCCCTCTTTGGCTAGAGCCAACACCCAGAGTCCTGCTACTAGAGATCCAACTATGGATGCTACAACGTCTGCAAACCATGGACATACCCACTCGAGCTTGGCTGTTTCTACAGGAGCAATATTTGGTTTTGTGGTTCAGCAGGGTCCAAGAATCGAGCAATTCATCCAAGAGTTGCAACGTGAAGGCGCTGTAGTCGTTGCAATGCGTGGGGAGATGATAGGGTCAGGTCTTGGCCCGGCAGCAGCAAGTGGTAGAGAGGCGGACAAGATGCCACAACCGAGCTCGTCATGA